A part of Geothrix oryzae genomic DNA contains:
- the coaD gene encoding pantetheine-phosphate adenylyltransferase yields MRSAIYPGSFDPVTLGHWDLIQRAAKLVDRLVVAVLHNPAKSPAFSVDERVAMLKELTATLPQVEVTTFHGLLVDFAKAQNAQFIIRGVRAFSDFEYEFQMALMNRKLAPELETVFLMPKEKYSAVSSRFVREIGSMGGNLSELVPEILRTRISERLLKG; encoded by the coding sequence GTGCGGTCGGCCATTTATCCAGGCTCCTTTGATCCCGTGACCCTCGGTCACTGGGATCTCATCCAGCGGGCGGCGAAGCTCGTGGACCGGCTCGTGGTGGCCGTCCTCCACAACCCTGCCAAATCCCCCGCCTTCAGCGTGGATGAGCGGGTCGCCATGCTGAAGGAACTGACGGCCACCCTGCCCCAGGTGGAGGTGACCACCTTCCACGGCCTGCTGGTGGACTTCGCCAAGGCGCAGAATGCCCAGTTCATCATCCGGGGCGTGCGGGCCTTCAGCGATTTCGAGTACGAGTTCCAGATGGCCCTCATGAACCGGAAGCTGGCCCCGGAGCTGGAAACCGTCTTCCTCATGCCCAAGGAGAAGTACAGCGCCGTGAGCAGCCGCTTCGTCCGCGAGATCGGCAGCATGGGCGGCAACCTGTCCGAGCTGGTGCCCGAGATCCTGCGGACCCGCATCTCAGAGCGGCTCCTCAAGGGGTAG
- a CDS encoding DUF1858 domain-containing protein, protein MNITPETKIGAFLEAHPELQEALIARVPEFAKLRNPILRRTVAKLATVEQAARVAGLPAAELVRFLRELTGETTATPGRADGAPVEDPRPDWAQPASVRSTLDADGLLAAGEHPLARTRRALLTLAPGEALQLLSPFRPEPLLEQFRQEGLPCWCETEGAGRFRTWILKR, encoded by the coding sequence ATGAACATCACGCCTGAAACGAAGATCGGCGCCTTCCTTGAAGCCCACCCCGAGCTGCAGGAGGCTCTCATCGCGCGGGTCCCCGAGTTCGCCAAGCTGCGGAACCCCATCCTGCGCAGGACGGTGGCGAAGCTGGCCACCGTGGAGCAGGCGGCCCGCGTCGCGGGCCTCCCCGCGGCGGAGCTCGTGCGCTTCCTCCGGGAGCTGACCGGCGAAACCACTGCAACCCCCGGCCGGGCCGACGGGGCGCCGGTCGAGGACCCCAGGCCTGACTGGGCGCAACCCGCCTCCGTGCGCTCCACCCTGGATGCCGATGGGCTGCTGGCGGCGGGCGAGCACCCCCTGGCCCGCACCCGCCGGGCCCTGCTGACCTTGGCGCCCGGCGAGGCGCTGCAGCTCCTGAGCCCTTTCCGCCCCGAACCGCTGCTGGAGCAGTTCCGGCAGGAGGGACTTCCCTGCTGGTGCGAGACCGAGGGCGCGGGCCGCTTCCGCACCTGGATCCTCAAGCGCTGA
- a CDS encoding DUF438 domain-containing protein, whose product MSELLNNREHRIATLKEIILHLHRGEAPEQVKARLAHMVGEVDATEIAAMEQSLMADGMSPEEVKSMCDLHAEVLQDAVAKPIAPREVPPGHPVDTFRRENRAVESALGSARERVAALESVADQAYPTTERLAVLGAFNALMDVDKHYQRKEHLVFSVLERHGNTGPSKVMWAKDDEVRDLLKGAIEVLREESLSGAELKILVPTVLRPALAALESMIYKEETILLPMCLGLFTEEEWGEVWRDSPRYGWCLVEPAAGYAPPVATLPEDPIRLPEASAVAFPSGSLSFQQLIGIFSSLPVDITFVDADDRVAFFSEGPDRVFARSRTILGREVKHCHPPKSVDVVERILNDFKAGRQTVAEFWIQMQGKFVHIRYFAVRDEAGAYLGTLEVTQDLTRLRALEGDRRLLEYDAPAQA is encoded by the coding sequence ATGAGCGAACTCCTCAACAACCGGGAACACCGGATCGCCACCCTCAAAGAGATCATCCTGCACCTGCACCGGGGCGAGGCTCCCGAGCAGGTGAAGGCGCGGCTGGCGCACATGGTGGGCGAGGTGGATGCCACCGAGATCGCGGCCATGGAGCAGTCCCTCATGGCCGACGGCATGAGCCCGGAGGAGGTGAAGTCCATGTGCGACCTCCACGCGGAGGTGCTCCAGGACGCCGTGGCCAAGCCCATCGCCCCCCGGGAAGTGCCGCCCGGTCATCCCGTGGACACCTTCCGCCGGGAGAACCGGGCCGTGGAAAGCGCCCTCGGCAGCGCCCGGGAGCGGGTCGCGGCCCTGGAGTCCGTGGCCGACCAGGCCTACCCGACCACCGAGCGCCTGGCCGTGCTGGGGGCCTTCAACGCCCTCATGGATGTGGACAAGCACTACCAGCGCAAAGAGCACCTGGTCTTCTCCGTCCTGGAGCGCCATGGCAACACGGGGCCCTCCAAGGTCATGTGGGCCAAGGACGACGAGGTGCGCGACCTGCTCAAAGGGGCCATCGAAGTGCTGCGGGAGGAGAGCCTCAGCGGCGCCGAGCTGAAGATCCTGGTCCCCACGGTGCTGCGCCCGGCCCTGGCCGCGCTGGAATCCATGATCTACAAGGAGGAGACCATCCTCCTGCCCATGTGCCTGGGCCTCTTCACCGAGGAGGAGTGGGGCGAGGTCTGGCGGGACAGCCCCCGCTACGGCTGGTGCCTGGTGGAGCCCGCCGCGGGCTACGCGCCGCCCGTGGCCACCCTGCCCGAGGACCCCATCCGCCTGCCCGAGGCCTCGGCCGTGGCCTTCCCCAGCGGCTCCCTCAGCTTCCAGCAGCTCATCGGCATCTTCTCCTCGCTGCCCGTGGACATCACCTTCGTGGACGCGGACGACCGCGTGGCCTTCTTCAGCGAGGGCCCCGACCGGGTTTTCGCCCGCAGCCGCACCATCCTGGGCCGGGAGGTGAAGCACTGCCACCCGCCCAAGAGCGTGGATGTGGTCGAGCGCATCCTGAACGACTTCAAGGCCGGCCGCCAGACCGTGGCGGAGTTCTGGATCCAGATGCAGGGGAAGTTTGTCCACATCCGCTATTTCGCCGTGCGCGACGAAGCCGGGGCCTACCTGGGCACCCTCGAAGTGACCCAGGACCTCACGCGCCTGCGGGCCCTGGAGGGCGATCGCCGTCTGCTCGAATACGACGCGCCGGCCCAGGCCTGA
- a CDS encoding D-alanine--D-alanine ligase family protein produces MSEKLSVGLLFGGESPEHEVSIVTARAIAEHLDSVRFQVRPMGIARNGVWAVLGDPFARLAAGELPERSDHPFLPLEKGAEATPLPDVFFNALHGAGGEDGQIQGYLELLHRPYTGAGLLAMAAGMDKWITKRLWESEGLPVVPYVGLTEERWRREAAVCLAECAKLGLPLFVKPANLGSSIGVEKVKRAEDLPAALDRAFTFDRRVLVEQGLDVREIEVAVLGGDEPQVSQPGEVIVADEFYTFEDKYLHGKSRTEIPANIPEELADLVRKLAARAFAASDGYGMARVDFFLERLTGRVFLNELNFIPGFTSISMYPKMMAASGVPYADLLTRLIDLALARHAQIVVKQKGFQSGSDWFRGAQG; encoded by the coding sequence ATGAGCGAGAAACTGAGCGTCGGCCTTCTCTTCGGCGGGGAATCCCCTGAACACGAAGTCTCCATCGTCACGGCGCGGGCCATCGCCGAACATCTGGATTCGGTGCGGTTCCAGGTGCGGCCCATGGGCATCGCTCGCAACGGCGTGTGGGCCGTCCTCGGCGATCCCTTTGCGCGGCTGGCGGCGGGCGAGCTGCCGGAGCGGAGCGACCACCCCTTCCTCCCCTTGGAGAAGGGCGCGGAGGCCACGCCGCTGCCGGATGTCTTCTTCAATGCCCTGCACGGCGCGGGAGGCGAGGATGGCCAGATCCAGGGCTACCTGGAGCTGCTGCACCGGCCCTACACGGGGGCGGGGCTGCTGGCCATGGCCGCGGGCATGGACAAGTGGATCACCAAGCGCCTCTGGGAATCGGAAGGCCTGCCGGTGGTGCCCTATGTGGGGCTCACGGAGGAGCGGTGGCGGCGCGAAGCCGCGGTCTGCCTCGCGGAATGCGCCAAACTCGGGCTGCCCCTCTTCGTGAAGCCCGCCAACCTGGGCAGCAGCATCGGCGTGGAGAAGGTGAAGCGCGCCGAAGACCTGCCGGCGGCCCTGGACCGGGCCTTCACCTTCGATCGGCGGGTGCTGGTGGAGCAGGGGCTCGATGTGCGCGAGATCGAGGTGGCGGTGCTGGGGGGCGACGAGCCCCAGGTGTCCCAGCCGGGCGAAGTGATCGTGGCCGACGAGTTCTACACCTTCGAGGACAAGTACCTCCACGGCAAGAGCCGCACGGAGATCCCCGCGAACATCCCCGAGGAGCTGGCCGACCTGGTGCGCAAGCTGGCGGCCAGGGCCTTCGCGGCCTCGGACGGCTACGGCATGGCGCGGGTGGATTTCTTCCTGGAGCGGCTCACGGGGCGGGTCTTCCTCAACGAGCTGAACTTCATCCCGGGCTTCACCAGCATCTCCATGTATCCCAAGATGATGGCGGCCAGCGGCGTGCCCTATGCGGACCTGCTGACCCGGCTCATCGACCTGGCCCTGGCCCGGCATGCCCAGATCGTGGTCAAGCAGAAGGGGTTCCAGTCCGGCAGCGACTGGTTCCGGGGCGCTCAAGGTTAG
- a CDS encoding flagellar basal body rod C-terminal domain-containing protein — MDGFGIALSGLRAASAGLAVQANNVANLQSDGFRAKRVAFVAEPGGGVRAQGAPEDPAPGVPGASNVDLASEAVQGMGFDLMYKANLKVLKAEDERLKATLDLKA; from the coding sequence ATGGATGGATTCGGCATCGCCCTCTCGGGACTGCGCGCGGCCAGCGCGGGGTTGGCCGTGCAGGCGAACAATGTGGCCAACCTCCAGTCCGATGGCTTCCGGGCGAAGCGCGTGGCGTTCGTGGCCGAACCCGGTGGCGGCGTCCGGGCGCAGGGGGCGCCCGAGGATCCGGCCCCGGGGGTCCCCGGTGCCTCGAATGTGGATCTGGCCTCGGAAGCGGTGCAGGGCATGGGTTTCGACCTCATGTACAAGGCCAACCTCAAGGTCCTGAAAGCCGAGGACGAGCGCCTGAAGGCCACCCTCGATCTGAAGGCGTAG
- a CDS encoding S41 family peptidase, producing MHARTWLSVFSLPLVTAFTLPVLQQGTPPKAAAKPGGRPVPQDPLAGLSDIQDVLALVQQNYVDAPDMEKVVSGGVQAVLERSHPLNAYLSAEDLRLPDPGPAEAGLTVMKRGNLYATVLAVVPGGPAAKAGIQAGDVIRKVDGDSVGRLSSWALERRLRGEEGSTLDLYRYSNATGDLAKTTLHRQRLAAAPATLKQGVGATLLTLPDLAPGRAEELKKLLASVDRSHTLVLDLRQCAKGSMEEAAAVAGLLGAKETFGTLQEAGKPDRPVAVIGSGTPFARLALLMGRSSLGASEVLATCLKKGGAKVFGEKTLGLGVERSRFPLKQGGAVELVSRRWLGAGGEKLDRQGVAPDQVLRLADADDALTKVLAALQAPPPAAKPDAKPVAKAS from the coding sequence ATGCACGCCCGCACCTGGCTCTCCGTCTTCTCGCTTCCCCTCGTGACTGCGTTCACCTTGCCGGTGCTCCAGCAGGGCACGCCGCCCAAAGCGGCGGCCAAGCCCGGGGGCAGGCCCGTGCCGCAGGATCCGCTCGCGGGCCTGTCCGACATCCAGGATGTGCTGGCCCTGGTGCAGCAGAACTATGTGGATGCCCCGGACATGGAGAAGGTCGTCTCCGGCGGCGTCCAGGCCGTGCTGGAGCGATCCCATCCCCTGAACGCCTACCTGTCGGCGGAGGATCTGCGCCTGCCGGATCCCGGCCCTGCCGAGGCCGGGCTCACGGTGATGAAGCGCGGCAACCTCTACGCCACGGTGTTGGCGGTGGTGCCCGGTGGGCCCGCGGCCAAGGCCGGCATCCAGGCGGGGGATGTGATCCGCAAGGTCGATGGGGATTCGGTGGGCCGACTCAGTTCTTGGGCGCTGGAACGCCGCCTGCGTGGAGAGGAGGGCTCGACGCTGGATCTCTACCGCTACTCCAACGCCACGGGCGACCTGGCCAAGACCACGCTCCATCGGCAGCGCCTCGCCGCGGCCCCCGCGACCCTCAAGCAGGGCGTCGGCGCGACGCTGCTGACCCTGCCCGACCTGGCCCCCGGCCGCGCCGAAGAGCTGAAGAAGCTGCTGGCTTCCGTGGACCGCAGCCACACGCTGGTTCTGGACCTGCGCCAGTGCGCCAAGGGATCGATGGAGGAAGCCGCGGCCGTGGCCGGCCTCCTGGGGGCCAAGGAGACCTTCGGCACCCTCCAGGAGGCGGGTAAGCCCGACCGTCCGGTGGCGGTGATCGGCTCCGGCACGCCCTTCGCGCGTCTGGCGCTGCTGATGGGCCGCTCCTCGCTCGGAGCTTCCGAGGTCCTTGCCACCTGCCTGAAGAAGGGCGGGGCGAAGGTCTTCGGCGAGAAGACCCTGGGCCTGGGCGTCGAGCGGAGCCGCTTCCCGCTGAAGCAGGGCGGGGCCGTGGAACTGGTCTCCCGCCGCTGGCTCGGCGCGGGCGGCGAAAAACTCGACCGCCAGGGCGTGGCGCCGGATCAGGTGTTGCGGCTCGCGGACGCGGACGATGCGCTCACCAAAGTGCTGGCTGCGCTCCAGGCGCCGCCGCCCGCTGCGAAGCCCGACGCGAAGCCCGTGGCGAAGGCCTCCTAG
- a CDS encoding divergent polysaccharide deacetylase family protein: protein MARGKGKRTSTLALVAWGAFTLLLGLGVGLLLGQQGCGKREAPVKREAPKPEPRKPEKKSAEPKVAPAPEAAKPPSPEPARPLPVLALVIDDLGYVQPELVTRLCSLPVAFSVAVLPYQEHTRVSADIAYRLGKEVMLHLPMEPIGYPGPSRDPGPNAILYNLPEAEVRRRVRMALEEVPHRVGVNNHMGSRITPDRLRMGWVLQEIKARKYFFVDSRTEKDSVAFDVAEKLGIPTVQRRVFLDDDKAFPEMEKQWDRAIKLAEKDGSVLIIGHIYPETVEALEKLVARSKGLVRFVKAGDLAK, encoded by the coding sequence TTGGCCCGAGGGAAGGGGAAGCGCACCTCCACCCTGGCCCTGGTGGCCTGGGGGGCCTTCACGCTGCTGCTGGGCCTGGGCGTGGGCCTGCTGCTGGGCCAGCAGGGGTGCGGCAAGCGGGAGGCACCGGTCAAGCGGGAGGCCCCGAAGCCCGAGCCCAGGAAGCCCGAGAAGAAAAGCGCCGAACCGAAGGTGGCCCCCGCTCCGGAAGCCGCCAAGCCCCCGAGCCCGGAGCCCGCGCGTCCCCTCCCGGTGCTGGCCCTGGTGATCGACGACCTCGGCTATGTGCAGCCGGAGCTGGTGACGCGGCTGTGCAGCCTGCCCGTGGCCTTCAGCGTGGCGGTCCTGCCCTACCAGGAGCACACGCGGGTGAGCGCCGACATCGCCTACCGCCTGGGCAAAGAGGTGATGCTGCACCTGCCCATGGAGCCCATCGGCTACCCCGGCCCCAGCCGGGATCCCGGGCCCAACGCCATCCTCTACAACCTGCCCGAAGCGGAGGTCCGCCGCCGGGTGCGCATGGCTCTGGAGGAAGTCCCCCACCGCGTGGGCGTGAACAACCACATGGGCAGCCGCATCACGCCGGACCGCCTGCGCATGGGCTGGGTGCTCCAGGAGATCAAGGCCCGGAAGTACTTCTTCGTGGACAGCCGCACGGAGAAGGACAGCGTGGCCTTTGATGTGGCGGAGAAGCTGGGCATCCCCACGGTCCAGCGACGGGTCTTCCTGGATGACGACAAGGCCTTCCCCGAGATGGAGAAGCAGTGGGACCGGGCCATCAAGCTGGCGGAGAAGGACGGATCGGTCCTCATCATCGGCCACATCTACCCCGAGACCGTGGAGGCCCTCGAGAAGCTCGTGGCGCGCAGCAAGGGGCTGGTGCGCTTCGTGAAGGCAGGCGACCTGGCCAAGTGA
- the crcB gene encoding fluoride efflux transporter CrcB, with protein MGVHSFLAVGVGAALGAWLRWGLGALLNPLVPTLPLGTVAANLLGGYLVGVAVAVFAQHPGLAPEARLLIITGFLGGLTTFSTFSAEAVHLLTRGEYAWAAGHMAIHLAGSLSMTLLGLLTVKVFVKA; from the coding sequence ATGGGCGTTCATTCTTTTCTCGCGGTCGGCGTGGGCGCGGCGCTGGGGGCCTGGTTGCGCTGGGGCCTTGGCGCGCTGCTGAATCCCCTGGTACCGACCCTTCCCCTGGGTACGGTGGCGGCGAACCTGCTGGGGGGCTACCTTGTGGGCGTGGCCGTCGCCGTGTTCGCCCAGCACCCGGGCTTGGCGCCCGAAGCAAGGCTCCTCATCATCACGGGGTTTCTGGGGGGGCTCACGACCTTCTCGACCTTCTCCGCCGAGGCGGTACACCTCCTGACACGCGGGGAATACGCCTGGGCCGCCGGTCACATGGCGATCCACCTGGCGGGTTCCCTGTCCATGACGCTGCTGGGCCTGCTGACGGTGAAGGTCTTCGTGAAAGCCTGA
- a CDS encoding DUF190 domain-containing protein — MRGTFLIFYVQEDRTRHGILVYEWLLKHARGLGLKGGSAVKAIAGFGRHGLIHADHFIELAGDLPVEVSFMASDEEADRLLASIGSEGLSVFYVRIPAECGVLNPEAHP, encoded by the coding sequence ATGAGAGGCACCTTTCTGATCTTCTATGTCCAGGAGGACCGCACCCGGCACGGGATCCTGGTCTACGAGTGGCTGTTGAAGCACGCCCGCGGGCTGGGGCTGAAGGGGGGCTCGGCCGTGAAGGCCATTGCGGGATTCGGTCGCCACGGCCTCATCCACGCGGACCACTTCATCGAGCTGGCGGGGGACCTGCCGGTGGAAGTCTCGTTCATGGCCTCGGACGAGGAGGCGGATCGCCTGCTGGCCTCCATCGGGAGCGAGGGCCTCTCCGTGTTCTATGTCCGGATTCCCGCCGAGTGCGGCGTGCTCAATCCGGAGGCCCATCCATAG
- a CDS encoding cation transporter, whose amino-acid sequence MNSGVNQVDWRRRALWLSALTIGYNLAEGLVSMAFGWADDSVALFGFGADSFIEVASALLVLWKLLDHGNLERERKATRSIGWLFLALALGIAGGALLQLTARVHPPTTLPGLIISALSLTFMVFLWRAKLRVARAPDSATVEADAACSLACIQLSVVLFAGSLLFLLLPALWWVDAAAALGLAGLIGKEGLGMIRAARSAAFTGGCGCGH is encoded by the coding sequence GTGAATTCGGGCGTGAACCAGGTGGACTGGCGCCGCCGGGCCCTCTGGCTATCCGCCCTGACCATCGGGTACAACCTGGCGGAAGGGCTCGTTTCCATGGCCTTCGGCTGGGCGGACGATTCCGTGGCCCTCTTCGGCTTCGGCGCCGACAGCTTCATCGAGGTGGCCTCGGCCCTGCTGGTGCTGTGGAAGCTGCTGGATCACGGCAACCTTGAGCGCGAGCGCAAGGCCACCCGGAGCATCGGCTGGCTGTTCCTGGCCCTGGCCCTGGGCATCGCCGGGGGGGCCCTTCTCCAGCTCACGGCCCGCGTCCATCCGCCCACCACCCTGCCGGGCCTGATCATCTCGGCCCTGTCCCTGACCTTCATGGTCTTCCTGTGGCGTGCGAAGCTCCGCGTGGCCCGGGCCCCGGACAGCGCCACCGTGGAGGCCGACGCGGCCTGCAGCCTGGCCTGCATCCAACTGTCCGTGGTGCTCTTCGCCGGCAGCCTGCTGTTCCTGCTCCTGCCGGCCCTCTGGTGGGTGGATGCCGCCGCGGCGCTGGGCCTGGCGGGGCTCATCGGGAAAGAGGGCCTCGGCATGATCCGCGCCGCCCGGAGCGCGGCCTTCACCGGCGGCTGCGGCTGCGGGCACTGA
- a CDS encoding ATP-binding protein — protein MAHPALLPVVLTCNTDLRFIDLIQVVGAEFLKHLSFSQEDGERLWLAIQEGIANAMRHGNKLVKDKPVKVTFTPKVDRFEIRIEDRGPGVDLEALPDPNLPENLLKPGGRGVFFMRQVMDEVHMERHPQGSTLVLVKARKVREPHP, from the coding sequence ATGGCCCATCCCGCCCTTCTGCCCGTCGTCCTCACCTGCAACACGGACCTGCGATTCATCGACCTCATTCAGGTGGTGGGTGCGGAATTCTTGAAGCACCTCAGCTTCAGCCAGGAGGATGGCGAGCGCCTCTGGCTGGCGATCCAGGAGGGCATCGCCAACGCCATGCGCCACGGGAACAAGCTGGTCAAGGACAAGCCCGTGAAGGTGACCTTCACGCCCAAGGTGGACCGTTTCGAGATCCGGATCGAGGATCGCGGCCCGGGCGTGGACCTGGAGGCCCTGCCCGACCCGAACCTGCCCGAGAACCTGCTCAAGCCCGGCGGCCGAGGCGTCTTCTTCATGCGGCAGGTCATGGACGAGGTGCACATGGAGCGCCATCCGCAGGGATCGACCCTGGTGCTGGTGAAGGCCCGCAAAGTCCGCGAGCCCCATCCGTGA